From a region of the Polyodon spathula isolate WHYD16114869_AA chromosome 31, ASM1765450v1, whole genome shotgun sequence genome:
- the LOC121303227 gene encoding eukaryotic translation initiation factor 4E-binding protein 1-like, producing MSSGCQKTFSRAIPTRRVTVEDASKVPHGYCTTPGGTVFSTTPGGTRIIYDRKFLMECRNSAVARTPPRYLPSIPGVTSPNSGEDTPQTTSHEANHVDKTAAGDDSLFEMDI from the exons ATGTCTTCTGGCTGTCAAAAGACGTTTAGCAGAGCGATCCCTACCCGACGCGTTACCGTGGAGGACGCGTCGAAGGTGCCGCACGGGTACTGCACCACACCGGGAGGAACCGTGTTCAGTACCACCCCGGGAG gTACCCGGATTATTTACGATCGGAAGTTCCTGATGGAGTGTCGCAATTCAGCCGTGGCCAGAACGCCTCCCCGCTACCTTCCCAGCATTCCAGGAGTCACCAGCCCCAACTCCGGGGAGGACACGCCCCAAACCACCAGCCACGAAGCCAACCACGTGGACAAGACTGCTGCTG GTGACGATTCCCTGTTTGAGATGGATATTTAA
- the LOC121303028 gene encoding nodal homolog 2-A-like — protein sequence MEPRAALLGLSRRPSGNNGAASSSGPGAGVQTSMVSGLGYKNAYHSLRYPLYMMQLYRSFKTGDSTRATAAATASNIEENPLLHEADSVLSLIAKSCSQIGDKWTVTFDMSSISANEDVQLSELRVRIPHFSASGKVSVEIYHSHDRKCAGEEDRTCQDRLFLGSFGASPTDTDSAWKVFNVTAMLKYWLHQGASFPNGAKAPVRGESHLGEPDQGDAAAPEHRHRLRHQGSRGKVHHNTVDRVMMVVFSKQNESSLAAGAPTLIRAVEHSKYVVMDKGVVGDSGRRHKRNRKDRERVKLAGSIGDGVAAPAEGNFKPLCRKVDMWVDFEQIGWNDWIVYPKRYNAFRCEGDCPSPVDESFQPTNHAYMQSLLKLYQPSRAPCPSCVPTKLSPQSMLYYENGEVVLRHHEDMIVEECGCH from the exons ATGGAACCCAGGGCGGCTCTCCTAGGACTGTCCCGAAGACCTAGCGGCAACAACGGAGCCGCCAGCAGCAGTGGACCCGGTGCCGGCGTGCAGACCTCCATGGTATCGGGGCTCGGATACAAAAACGCTTACCACAGTCTCAGATACCCCCTGTACATGATGCAGCTGTACCGCTCTTTCAAGACCGGAGACAGCACCAGGGCAACGGCCGCAGCAACCGCCAGCAACATTGAGGAGAACCCGCTGCTGCACGAAGCAGATTCCGTCCTGAGCTTGATTGCAAAAA GTTGCAGTCAAATAGGCGACAAATGGACCGTCACTTTCGACATGTCTTCCATCTCGGCCAACGAGGACGTCCAGCTGTCCGAATTACGGGTCAGGATCCCTCATTTCTCAGCTTCCGGCAAGGTGTCTGTGGAGATCTACCACTCCCACGATCGCAAGTGCGCTGGGGAGGAGGACAGAACCTGCCAGGACCGCCTCTTCCTCGGCAGCTTCGGCGCCTCGCCCACCGATACCGACTCCGCCTGGAAGGTCTTCAACGTGACGGCCATGCTGAAGTACTGGCTGCACCAAGGGGCGAGCTTCCCTAACGGCGCCAAGGCCCCGGTTAGGGGTGAGTCCCACCTCGGCGAGCCCGACCAGGGGGACGCCGCTGCCCCGGAGCACAGGCACAGGCTGCGGCACCAGGGAAGCCGGGGAAAGGTGCACCACAACACGGTGGACAGAGTCATGATGGTGGTCTTCTCCAAGCAGAACGAGTCCAGCCTCGCCGCGGGAGCTCCGACCCTCATTCGCGCAGTGGAGCACTCCAAGTATGTGGTGATGGATAAGGGCGTGGTGGGAGACAGCGGGCGCAGGCACAAGAGGAACCGCAAGGACCGGGAAAGAGTGAAGCTGGCGGGCAGCATCGGAGACGGGGTCGCCGCCCCGGCTGAAGGGAACTTCAAACCCCTCTGCAGGAAGGTGGACATGTGGGTAGATTTCGAGCAGATAGGCTGGAACGACTGGATCGTCTACCCCAAGAGGTACAACGCGTTCAGGTGCGAGGGGGACTGTCCCAGCCCGGTGGACGAGTCCTTTCAGCCCACAAACCACGCATACATGCAG AGTTTGCTGAAGTTGTACCAGCCAAGTCGAGCACCCTGCCCGTCGTGCGTCCCGACCAAGCTCAGCCCGCAGTCCATGCTGTACTACGAGAACGGAGAGGTCGTTCTCCGTCACCACGAAGACATGATAGTGGAAGAATGTGGATGCCATTAA